Proteins encoded by one window of Chondromyces crocatus:
- a CDS encoding HEAT repeat domain-containing protein, whose amino-acid sequence MTDAEPDSTLELLRQLQSGDPPKVVVAARELASRQEMSAAPLLLELLRTTNDVTVRNAAALALGDLKHPPAFDVLVDLLKDERTHSSRGTLLYAIGAFDCSSILSTLVNFVIDGNFEVSRQAFSLIGGIETEVNERTWDACTSRVRNTLVVAADERRPLLREVLALFEQEEE is encoded by the coding sequence ATGACGGACGCTGAACCCGACTCAACGCTTGAGTTGCTCAGGCAGCTCCAAAGCGGCGATCCTCCGAAGGTTGTCGTCGCTGCGCGTGAGCTAGCTTCGCGGCAAGAAATGAGCGCCGCTCCGCTGCTGCTGGAGCTTCTTCGCACTACCAACGACGTGACGGTGAGGAACGCAGCAGCCTTGGCGCTGGGCGACCTCAAGCATCCACCGGCGTTCGATGTGCTAGTGGATCTCCTCAAAGATGAGCGCACGCATAGCAGTCGAGGAACCCTCTTGTATGCCATCGGGGCATTTGACTGCTCTTCAATCCTGTCGACGCTGGTTAATTTTGTAATAGACGGAAACTTTGAGGTCAGCCGACAGGCGTTCAGCCTGATAGGCGGAATCGAGACGGAGGTGAATGAGCGGACCTGGGACGCTTGCACCAGCCGAGTACGGAATACCCTCGTGGTCGCGGCAGACGAACGTCGCCCTTTGCTCCGTGAGGTCCTCGCACTTTTCGAGCAAGAGGAGGAGTGA
- a CDS encoding trypco2 family protein produces the protein MGLLGRPLRKGTMSKATERLSLADFVKTVRSEIIAASVEGEIHRAELALKCGRRVLPLSIREIKVELEVETVCSTDMKLGAKLYVLTGDSLDSASPRSWPPTRSGV, from the coding sequence ATGGGTTTACTCGGTCGTCCGCTGCGAAAGGGCACCATGAGTAAAGCTACAGAAAGGTTGTCGCTTGCCGATTTTGTGAAGACAGTACGCTCCGAAATCATTGCGGCATCAGTCGAAGGCGAGATTCATCGAGCCGAACTTGCGCTGAAGTGCGGCCGGAGAGTTCTCCCATTGTCGATTCGAGAGATCAAAGTCGAACTCGAGGTTGAGACGGTCTGTAGTACCGATATGAAGCTCGGAGCCAAGCTCTACGTGCTGACGGGGGATAGTTTGGACAGCGCTAGTCCTCGCTCCTGGCCTCCTACTCGCAGCGGCGTCTGA
- a CDS encoding caspase family protein, protein MTLEASPETTVVVITGASEWPEHSNFTAHKSFKNSAASFSEYLLNESNFGLPKDNLLDCFDTLFTPSEFDKQISSFIAERREALKNRGLSLSDLIFYYVGHGDFCGSLQDYYLALRTTRKDSESVTGLKIRDLAEALNRDAKFIRRYIILDSCFSAVAMSSFQTTAATLADRSLEQAFPAPVNSKSNGPVKGTALFCSSSSREASLAPPSEHYTVFSSALLEVLRNGHAAGPVLLSLGEVATLVEEKILSRPTGYPRPELHSPDQRQGDIGLIPLFPNAALQMTAAMRRIDKLSARVAALEDALKTLQQRNHSAETDLTIRCGVPATTSNVSKGEHPQSSDRTHDTFAVRVLARNGELSRLGSADSILGTADTALDRSTRSLNFTHLRRTFPELIRAEFLDSGVFPPIKLLTKPNIDSKDSTIEFDVSFDQTDHSGCVITIFILAPKSNEKGTVSIYVGAFANPGRHTPITPPADVLATLFEGEFDEPAIRLVVKQYILSLHVALTSASRTRPIEGETYAIVEV, encoded by the coding sequence ATGACTCTCGAAGCATCACCCGAAACGACGGTAGTGGTAATAACCGGCGCTAGCGAATGGCCGGAACATAGCAATTTCACTGCCCACAAATCGTTTAAGAACTCGGCCGCCTCGTTCTCCGAATACCTTCTAAACGAGAGTAATTTCGGCCTTCCCAAAGACAACCTTCTCGACTGCTTCGATACCCTCTTCACACCTTCGGAATTCGACAAACAGATCAGCTCCTTTATAGCGGAACGCAGAGAAGCTCTCAAAAATAGAGGTCTCTCACTCTCAGACTTGATCTTCTACTATGTCGGCCACGGTGATTTCTGCGGGTCGCTTCAGGATTATTACCTAGCACTCAGAACCACTCGCAAGGATAGTGAAAGCGTTACAGGTCTCAAAATCAGGGACCTTGCAGAAGCGCTAAACAGGGACGCAAAATTTATCAGGCGGTATATAATTCTCGACAGCTGCTTCTCAGCGGTCGCCATGAGTTCATTTCAGACTACTGCTGCGACTTTGGCGGATAGAAGCCTGGAGCAGGCGTTTCCAGCCCCTGTGAACTCTAAGAGCAATGGACCCGTCAAAGGGACTGCGCTGTTCTGCTCATCTAGTAGCCGAGAGGCATCCCTGGCACCCCCTAGCGAGCATTACACGGTATTCTCCAGTGCACTATTGGAAGTACTACGAAATGGCCATGCTGCGGGACCGGTGTTGCTTTCACTGGGTGAAGTCGCAACGCTAGTAGAAGAGAAAATTTTGAGCCGACCCACTGGCTATCCACGTCCAGAACTTCATTCTCCTGATCAAAGACAAGGCGACATCGGACTTATACCTCTATTCCCCAACGCCGCCCTCCAGATGACTGCGGCGATGCGAAGGATAGATAAGCTATCGGCCCGGGTAGCCGCGCTAGAGGACGCTCTCAAGACTTTGCAGCAGCGAAACCACTCTGCTGAGACAGACCTCACCATCCGATGTGGAGTTCCTGCTACGACCTCCAATGTCAGCAAAGGCGAACACCCACAATCGTCCGATCGAACCCATGACACCTTCGCAGTCAGAGTACTAGCTCGGAACGGTGAACTGAGCCGACTAGGCTCGGCGGACAGCATTCTTGGAACTGCGGATACAGCTCTGGACCGGAGTACTCGATCACTTAACTTTACGCATCTTAGAAGGACCTTTCCGGAACTCATACGTGCTGAATTTCTGGATTCAGGTGTATTCCCGCCGATCAAACTACTCACCAAGCCGAACATTGACAGCAAGGACAGCACCATTGAGTTTGATGTCTCTTTCGATCAGACTGACCATTCGGGATGTGTAATTACAATCTTCATCTTGGCCCCCAAAAGCAACGAGAAAGGAACCGTATCAATCTATGTTGGCGCGTTCGCAAACCCAGGCCGACATACGCCGATCACTCCACCCGCTGATGTTCTGGCCACACTTTTCGAAGGCGAATTTGATGAGCCAGCTATTCGCCTTGTCGTGAAACAGTACATTCTTTCTCTACACGTAGCGCTCACATCTGCATCGAGAACGCGTCCTATTGAAGGCGAAACCTACGCGATAGTAGAGGTTTGA
- a CDS encoding ATP-binding domain-containing protein, translating into MDETWWAGLKELDDAQKDIIGLPLDASVLMTGPPGSGKSNLLLLRAKRLTLSGCHDYQVIVFTRALQDFLRSGVNQYGVPTDRVQTSWGWALKLLREYDVQPRLEGDFDSQRRALLHEIKELTARRRIAKLFNTILLDEAQDYLPEEIEIFGSLAKHLSVAADSRQKIYGGTESLQLIRGAVDHAVALEHHYRNGIAICRTADALASVYSDHLPLVATSNYNETLFPSSVSILECKSLEAQCTDAISRIQTQLRAYPHAVVGVLCALRADADAVFGHFNSSPLRGQIFKGSEKDTLFGVGSRRVYIGTIHSAKGLEFRAVHLMAAENIAKMGRHSRHLAYVAVTRARTSLNAYHTKPMSSFLQAALAEGGLPIAIAPVDDSLFGGTQ; encoded by the coding sequence ATGGATGAAACATGGTGGGCGGGGCTCAAGGAACTTGATGATGCTCAGAAGGACATCATCGGACTTCCTCTGGATGCGAGCGTCCTGATGACAGGGCCACCAGGCTCTGGGAAGAGCAACCTGCTACTCCTACGCGCCAAAAGGTTGACCCTGAGCGGTTGCCATGATTATCAAGTAATAGTATTCACTCGTGCATTGCAGGACTTCCTCAGGTCTGGCGTTAACCAGTATGGCGTCCCAACTGACCGAGTACAGACATCATGGGGATGGGCGCTTAAACTACTGAGAGAGTACGACGTTCAACCTAGGCTTGAGGGCGATTTTGATTCCCAGCGCCGTGCTCTGCTTCATGAAATCAAGGAACTCACCGCGCGGCGCAGGATTGCAAAACTGTTCAACACGATCCTGCTAGACGAAGCGCAGGATTATCTTCCTGAAGAGATTGAGATTTTTGGGAGTCTCGCAAAGCATCTATCCGTCGCTGCCGACTCAAGACAAAAGATCTACGGGGGAACAGAGTCGCTTCAGCTTATTCGCGGCGCTGTCGACCATGCCGTCGCACTAGAGCATCATTATAGAAATGGTATTGCCATCTGTAGAACTGCGGACGCGTTGGCGTCTGTTTACTCAGATCACCTGCCGCTTGTTGCCACATCCAACTACAATGAAACGTTGTTTCCTTCCAGCGTGAGCATACTTGAATGCAAGTCGCTCGAAGCACAGTGCACAGATGCGATCAGCCGGATACAGACTCAGCTGAGAGCGTACCCTCATGCAGTCGTTGGAGTGCTGTGTGCACTTCGCGCTGATGCTGATGCAGTTTTCGGGCACTTCAACAGCAGCCCATTGCGCGGTCAGATTTTCAAAGGAAGCGAAAAAGACACGCTATTCGGCGTCGGATCTAGGCGAGTCTACATAGGTACGATCCATAGCGCAAAGGGACTTGAGTTTAGGGCAGTCCATCTGATGGCGGCTGAGAACATCGCAAAAATGGGAAGGCATAGCCGACACTTGGCCTACGTTGCGGTCACTCGGGCACGAACCAGTCTGAACGCGTATCACACGAAGCCAATGTCATCTTTTTTGCAAGCGGCGCTCGCTGAAGGCGGCCTCCCCATCGCTATTGCACCCGTCGACGATTCCCTATTCGGAGGTACTCAGTGA